DNA from Rosa rugosa chromosome 6, drRosRugo1.1, whole genome shotgun sequence:
ACTTAGATGATGTGGAATTACCTTCAAACGAGTTTTTATCGAAAACCGAACATTTTTTttcccgggggggggggggggggggtcacaaaagttgactttttatacattagaAGTTTGCAAAACATTCCTTCACGGAAGTCGtagaactcgtatcgacgagttcgtgcatatgtagaacgcgaaaatcagagttcgtacgaagaagttatggccatcgaAAAATGTTTCCAgtttagtatatatatatttgggttTTTCCGGAAATTGGGCCataattcccaaatttcaatttttggaAACCTCATCTCTccactctctctcctcctgcCGCGCCAAACCCGACGCAGAgcagccgacccgacccggttcAAGCTCTCAGCTCCGACGTCCTCCAACCAAGTTACCACTGGTGTTGGACTCATCAGACTCCCTTCGCCTACGTCCCGGTGCCCTCATCTTCCTCTAGCAGCCACCATATGCGGCGGATAGAAGCCGCAAAGCTTTGAGCTTCAGGACCCGATCAGAAATCCTTTTTTCTAGTAACATCTTGGTCGATCCTTCCCGGTTCTGGGTTCCTCCCCTCCTCTAGATCATCCCCATGCTAGCCTTGAAGTATGATTTGAAGTGTGGAGcgaaagatcaaggtttgaagttcAACGGTCCACAACGAATCTGGAAATGCGATCAACGGCTAGGATTGCTCTATCTTTCGAGATTGATCTAGGACAATTTAGGCCAATcaagacttagctccaggtatgaaagttgctcaaCTCCGCATGATGAACATTTGGTTGGTTTGAATTTTGAGAATTCGAGTTTGGGCCGGAGGCAGCGCCGCCACTGTGGCAGCATTTTCCAGCAGGTTCCGGCAGGCCAGGGACAGTTTCTGTTTATATTTTTGTTCTACTCGTcaatacgatcgtttgcatatataatacCCATGGACTTGATCGTTTAttgtccatgggtaagtaaaaataagattttaattatgaaaatgaatttttagtttttagtacacttgaactatagttggtagtGGTAACCATTCCTGAGTGGACgacaatgtatatatatacttacgtgaAATGTATATCTGTATGGTGTGGCATTCAGTGAAGAAATAATGATTATTACTTTTGGATTATTATTTTCGTGCAATTATTATCTGCGAAAATAGAATATGTATTGGTGATTTTGTGGTGATATAAGCAACGTGTGTGAGTGGATTTGTTACTGTTTTGGGATATAACTTTCaggaaaataaaatatagtGACATTGTGATGTAtggatttttgatgattttattcagattattgaattgaatatcTACTTTtgtaggatatatatatatatatatatatatatatatatatatatatatatatatatatatatatattgggggAATGGTTGTGATGCAAATAATGTTTGTAAATGAGTTCATAGATTGTTTTGGGttatgacttttcgggaaacaatatgtcgtAGGAAATGGTGTTTTTATTGTTCTGAAAAGTGTTTGAAGATGtgggagtcacaggttgtgatttctccttttggtgatttgagtaacattttgggtccagtgcgactgtttaaatgttttgatctaagggtcaagTTGACCTAAGGATTTGGGGTCGCAAGTTGTGACCTCGGGCAATATATCGGGAATCACGCCTTTGGCTGAGTGAGTGGTTACgattagttagagctctagtctgtctgccaacatgtccaggttggaccggattttcatattgatttgttaggttaacattttctatgattttgtcacggtgtgacttgtgtctttttggtaaaaggtgttgagttttggatggatttattagtgtgagttgataatttctttaattaatttccttgttcATTTCTAATGTTTGATTTCTCATTTATttctctttttcattttattgtttgattttaatgtaatcccTTGAAACTAAACTATATACagagattactatgatttttgaTTGTATGCATTttggttatttcctgaattaattttctatgcatggTTAATGGTCTTATTTAGTTTAATTGGGGAGTGCAGTGATGGGTGAGACTCGTAGtaagttgagaaatattattaTGTATTGTGATCTTGTTGAGAGGAAAGATGAGTGATTCAATAATCATTTGATTATTGttgagatttcaaatgatttgggtTGTCATGGGGCGACTTGTATATCTATAAAAGGAAAGGATCTTGATTCTAGATATACTTATTGTGTTGTTTCTCTGTATTGAGTCAGAAAGGTGTTTGTGGTTATTTggatttactcatacgagcttgcaaaatCTTACCGGGTTGTTGTCATAATCTGGTGCACTATTCCACAATATAGGGGTTATTGTGTAGGTTAGGATATTGATTAATCATCATTGATGCCGAGGTGGACTTTCTGTAACATGGGCGTAGAAAGGGTGCTTATAGTTGTAGTCTTCTGCTGTTTAGTGAGTTGGTGAGTGTGTTTACATATtgagggcacgtttacttacttggaatgggagggaatgattacggagtaaaaacaCTCCTGTGTtaactaacacataaaggaatcgaaattacggagtaaaaacactcatgtgtttactaacacataaaggaatcgaaATGATTTCGGGTAAAAGaattcctgtgtttactaacacatgaaagaAACGGAAtgggtgtaggtcccacctatttatcaggaatcgattcttgaatattcaggaatttgattacgaaggagggagatgggtttaggaatcaatcctctggaatcaataccgattcctttcttctcccattccacttgtctccgattcatgattattttccattccaagtaagtaaacgtgcaaTGAATTTTATATAGTTTATTTTGTAAACTCTGAGGATTGTAATTCGTGTTGTTTAATGCTTGGTTtaattaaattgaaaaaaaattctaagcaTATGAATAGGTTAGTTGAGTTTCACGTTTCGGATTGGAATTACTTATTCAAagttcggggcgtgacatttttGAACTCAGTTAACTCAATTTCTGACTCCCTGGTGACAAATGTATCaagtaattaaattttaatataaaCAAATAGCTAGGGTGAAAAACAAATGGTGGCAAAATAACATGATCAAGATAGACGATGCGTCCTGAATCATAACTCATCATCCGGCCAAAGGCATGGTATCCGATATTTTTACCTCTGTCACTACTGTGACTCTAGATCCGTGACCGAAAACATTTACAAAGTCcaacatgactcaaaatgttacaccaaaactcaaatactctttcaacacaataaaatcaacaATTATATGATATATTGTATTCCTTCAAAGAGTAAATGCTCAAAACAATAACCTGAATAAAATCACAATTATCATGCATATTAATAACCTGAATAAAACCACAATTATCATGTatatcacaatgccacaccgCCATCACAATATATATTTGGGAAATTATATTTACACAATCTTAAAGTCATATTACACATCTTATGCTTAATGCACCACTCATATAATCTCTCATTCTGATATTTTTCTAAAAACACCTCATAAAACTATCTAAATTACACTCAACATTCTCAGACGCTCCacatcagaaaagaaaaaacctctctcttttattattttcttgagATTATCGTTAAACCTAGATTCTCATATACCCATAGGATAGGAGAAAGGGTAGAGCTAGTAGCTACGACATAGATTCTTAGGTTTATGGCAATCATGAAACAAAAATGATACCATTGTTAGTGAGGGTTTTCTCATTCATTTTCTCAGATGAGAAGGTAATCAATACCCATAAAATCCATAAAATGAATCAACTCTTCCTTCAaccattatttatttttttaaccatGATCAAGACCCCTTTCAATCATCTCATTACCTACAACTTTTCTAGTATTTTCTAAGGTTGTTCGTAAAGACGACCAGGAGAAGCTAAGACTTCGACGCCAAGAGAGGATGTCTATTTTGGTAATTTAAGTTAAATCTAATTTTTGGTATTAGTGGCACAAGAAAAAATAGATATGTGTATTAAGTATATAGTGGTGTATAAATAAAACTTCcctatatatttcacgtaaatatatatacacacacacgcgTGTAGTCATCCActtaggaatgccactaataccaactgtAGTCCACAATCGCAAAACTCaggaaaaatcatttttataataaaatctCATTTTACTTATGAACCATAgccgatcaagttcatataatttaaaacaaatatttattttcagaaaacaatttcacaatttaGCAATTAAATCCAAACGATAAAGGAAACtctgttcataaatgaacctcgtgagattttactcacctctaaatctcACTGTATATTCTCTTACGAccgagataaagtacagaacactacccgtcaatcacctaagtaaaataagTTCTCAACTTAGTACGCGATTAAAACGAAAGAGTTACGGTTCGAACCGATCATTTGAACCCAATGCCGAAGATTTTATCAATCAAGAAAAGACTTCCTCCCAGACCTCCCAATatcttcggaacacttctaggatcaatttctcaaaattataagACGATCCAAccgtcggatcctcacggatcgtaAAACCGAGAAATAGGTTAAATCTAATATGCTTCAAATGGTCACTACATGACCCCATAGTATATCAACATGCtcatatcgacgagtagatgacaACCATGAAAATAGAACCCCAAAAATTGGTCGGACGTGCCGCTAGCAGTGGCTGAGTGTGGGCTCCACGCACTGTCGACAACCCCCAAATTGGGTCATGAAACTTATGCCGAAATGTTCATCTCAACATATACAACAACTTTCACAACCAGCACAATGTCTGAATctaagccatttggccggaatttaccacGAAAATTCAAGGAATCagtgaaaccctagaatttcaaatccACAATTCGACCTCCATACTTCAAATCGCTTCAAGCTGCTTGGAGGGAAGGATGTGCGTCTCCTAGGCTTCAAAAGCCCCTAAAAATTGGggccggaggtggccgaaaTAAGAAGTTTCTACAGTGACCCCGAAGTAGCACCACTAAAATTCTCCGCCTTACGACACCTTCTACAGCCAAAATCGTGCAACAAAGCTACCACAAACTTGAAGAAGGAAGAGAGACGAAGCGATTGGGACCGGTGGCATGGCCAACAGTGGTCAGACGGCCGAGATATGGCTAGAAGAATAAATGCGGCAATTTTTGTTACGATgcgagagagtgagagagagagagagagagactcggtttctgaaaatggaaactggGTTTTCCCtagaatttctgaaatttttctatttatccaaaaataaaaactttttcCGTTGACCATAAATTCTTCATACGAATTTcaatttttgtgttctacatgtccacaaactcgtatcgatTGCGTTCTACAATTTCTGTGAAagaagttttcacagaatcttaacatataaaaagtcaacattgAATCGAAGCATTCCGAGTGAATAATTGTCTGAAATAATTTATATTTCTCGATTAATCATTAGAACAAGGCATCGAAACCATAATTTGTACCAACtgaaacttttattaatttcacgCAAAATACAGAAAATTAACAAGAAAATCCAAGTCATTACAGAAACACATGCACTGGATACATACTTTCATACACAATTTATTTTATCCCCTCTCAAGTGAAACACACTTCCATACACGTACAATTTATTCGCAACATACATGAAATTGTTTAATATGGTTTTACATACGAGAGTGATGATTGACACTAGCACTGGGGTTTAGAGAAGCGAATGAAAGGAGCTCCTCATCAGTCTCAAATATGGCCATTTCTTCTTCATCGAGTGTCACCCATGCTTCGATCCCATCGCCACGTTTTGTATCAAACAGCGCAAATACGTTCTTCTGGTTGCTTTGGCCAGTAACCCATATTGGTTTCCCCCACCCAAAATCAACTTCATATACAGGGAGCTTGCACAAACTTGTGGCCTTATAAACACTGATGCATCCCTTGGTGTTTCTATAAAGCTCGCCCCTCTCTCTAAACAACTCAGACATCACCAAGAACCCTTCTTCCCCTTTGAATTTGCCCGCCTTTTCGTTGTAGAAGACTGTTGTGTCTCTCCTCATATTTGCCACCAACTCATGTAGTTCCATCTCGTTTGGTTTGAATACCACTTGAACTGGCCAAAACCAATTTCCCATGGCATTTTCCACTACTACCGAACCCATACTTCTACGGAAACTTACCATTTGCGACAACACTGCTGTACTTGAACTCGTCTCTGGCTTGGATTGATAAGAAGCAGCACGAGCACTTTTCAAGATGATTGCTGAAACAAGTTGTACATTTGTACCTCCAATTTTAGCCTTGAGATTGGCAATCTTCGTGACATCAAACACGAACCTCCTAGTAGTTAAACCTTGATACTCTGGCAACCACTTTGGTAACCCTAAGTTGTTTACAAAGGAGTCTTTAGCCGGCAACAGAGATGCTCCGTTAAATCGTGGTACCATTAGTTGACTCTCATATTCATGGTCACGATGTATGTCTGCCCATGCTCGTACAAATATTTGATATGAGGTTCCATCTGCGATCTTGTGCGACAGCGACACAGCAAGGGCGATTCCTCCGCAGTTAAAACGACTCATTTGGACAAGCAAAACTGCAGAACCTAAGGCGGAATGGGCAGTTTGAGGATCAAACTCCGGGATGAGGTTGTTGAGTAAGCTGTGTACAGGAAGTTTAAGCAAGTCCAAGAGCTGGCAGTTGACTTGGGCCTCAAGAAAATAAGCCCCTTCATCATTGCAGTCGACGGAAGCAGGGCCATTTAGTCGGCCGGCCAGGGGATAAAATTGAACCAAAGCCTTGGATAGCGATGTTTGTAAGCTCTCCGAAACATCATTTGAAGGAAAATGATCACTGGAGTAGAAATATATGATAGCAGGGTATAAGGTAGGAGGGAAGATTTGGTCCAAAAGAGAGAGGTTGAGAGTTCTTTGGTGATGAGGAGTTGGAGACGAGGGTCTAATGATCTTTCTTGAGGTGATATTTACCAGTGACTGGGTGCATGTTGCTGGTGAACCCATGGGATGATAACTCAATCTCTCGCTCTCACACTTCAGAACCAAACTATAGACGGTGTAACCAATAATGCCAAAGCTAGATTGCTGAATTGCTCTTTTCACAATAAGGTCAGGAGGCTTGTGATTTCTTGCTCAGGAGTAATTGGATGACCACTTACGGCAGATATATACCTTAAAGATCTCACCTACACAGAACTAAAATATGTCCCCACAAATCAAAGTATTCTATAAAATACAAATAAAAGAAGCATACGTTCAAAATATTCATCAACTAGGAAACCAAGAATGGAGAtggagaaaaataaagaaataaggTAGCATATATCTGACTTGTCAATTAATCTCAATTAACCCTTCTAGGCCTCCATTAAACAATAATGGCCTACACATCGAGATAGTCATTTCACTTATTGGATTACTTATTTGTAATCATTTTTCCTGGAAAATGAGGTTGTCTGACTTCATAATTTCCGGAAGATATGACATTATTAAAGATATTATTGtcttcaattggtttttcagacTTGCACGCTTTATCAATCAGATTAATTTCTTTGtcatcaacaacaacaacaaaaaattcagattaatttatttattaagaAAGACGTACTACACTGCTATATTTTcagggaaattctagtgtagtggtgggtatctcatacccacatttacaaaagtgagaacaaattttgttgtcaaagttgtaatttgagtcctactttgtgtaatcttagttctaataattgtaattacacctcttacgacattttacaagtttttgaacaaatttgttgtcaatgttgtaatcttagttctaataatggtaattacacctcttacgacatttttacaagcttttgaacaaattcgttgtcaatgttgtaatttttgtttaactatatgtaaatagtgtaaatgaatatggtaacttttgttctcaatgttgtaattttggttcaaatacttgtaaatttttgttcaaataattgtaaatgagggtattccatacccaccagtacactagcttgtctcaTATTTTCAACTCGATGCAAATTTTGTGGAGTctgaattttgttttctgttttagtTAGTGCTTGACTATTTGAATGTAATGATCGCTGAATTTTAATGAATTTACGTTAGAATTTGACTGCGGCTAAATGCAACCATGGGAAAGATGGTAAAATGAGATGGGGGATTTCGTATGGAAGAGCAGTGAAAAGTCATGAAATCTGTACGACTACAAGTTTCTCATGACTCCTCTATTGTATTTGTATTGAATCCTTAATTAATCAGATGATCAGATGATCATGCAACAAGTCAAGGATTCAAACACTAACCCTCTTACAATATGATAGGACGGTTAGATAGATGATAAAATTTGGGTGCAGAGACAAGAAAATTGGGCAAAAGAAgaatattcaaaaaaaaaaaaaaaggttttgggGTGTAGTTACTTCAAGCTGGGGCATCTATGGCTGCAACCAGGATCGGTCAGATTCTAACTACCTGAGGCGAAcaattaaaatgtggcctctCAAATAGATAGATAAATACTTATACGTTTTTCATCAAATGATAATATAAAATCATGTGTTTTGAActcaatgaaaacaaaaacatgtgttttgatcaaaataaataaaacaaaagtatAAAATTTTTATTCATACATAAAgttatgaaaaacaaaaataatttataTGGAAAAGGAATGGGAAAACTGGGCTGCGAGGTGTCAGAACTCACAAGTAAAGGAAAAGGAGTTAAATCAATCATTGAAAAGACGAAAAAGGGCAAAAGGTCAGAGCCCAAGCTAGAATCTTGGTTGTAAGTTAGTCAGCAACTCAGAATAATAGGTTTCCGCTGGGGCAAGACGATACTTTGCCATCATTAGCgcaaaaacaatatatatttaCGCATAACTCGCAGGCCCCCGAAGACCGGTGGTCTGAGATGCCTGCCTTAGGCGGTATCCCTCAGGGCCGGCTCTAATTATAGTCTCCAAGAAAATTAATAAGAACATAAAATGCAGGGTGAGGCTCTAGTGAGAACTTCATGAAGACATATAAATCAGTAGTTAGATGACACGTGTGTTGAATAAATAATATTACGGAAAATCATATAATACATACCGTATgtcatacacacatttataaatgtAACAACAAATTGTTGTTAGAGTAGTAATGTACATGAGTCCTATTCTGTGTAATCTTAGTACTATTAATAGTAATTACACTACCTACGATCTTATTCCAAacttttgaacaaattcattGTCAATCTTGtcattttaatttaattatatcTAAATAGTGCAAATGAATATGAtaactttgttctcaatgttgtaattttaattcatataaattgtaatttttgttcaagtaGATATAAAATGAGTGTAGATAAACACCATAGTATCAGAATCTCTGATATTACAACTAAAATTTGGACAATTCATACAACCGTTAATTCAAAAGTTCACATTTTAGAGTCTCCCTAAGATTCAGATAATTTACATTCGATTAATGCTAGGTGAATCATTTTTATGGTATTTCATGCATCCCACACAAGATGTAGCAGTTGATAAAATACAAAATCCAACCTATTAGAGAATTTTATAATATGATGTGGCTATTCCACATTAACAGTTATATAAGGTGGGATGTATGTGGTATAGAATATGATGTGGCTATTCCGGCCACATTAATAGTTATATAAGGCGGGATGTATGTGGTATAGGGTTTAGGGCTATTAGAGTTAAATTtaattacaactctaaaccctacaACCTACCACTAAAGTTATATTTAATTACAACTCATGCCATCAGCTCTCTCTTCCCTGATCCATTTTAGAATAacttctctcgctctctctcaaaTCCATCGGAATCTGGGTCACTATCCATCATCACAGACGACCGCGGATGATGGCGACGAGGATAATAAACTCAGTTTCTGACTCCCTGGCCAGCCGCCTCATGCAGGTATTGTCTTCTCACTCCAGTAATGGCGCCAATCAGTGGCAGCGGTCTTCCGGCGATTTTGACAACTCGGCCTACTAGATCTCCGTCTCCGGCGGTAATTTCAAAACCTATTTTAAATTACGATGCCATTTTTGAATCTCAGATTTTGATGACGATGACGATGATGGTTGGGAACAAAGCTGCAGAACCAGAGAACCAGGTTGGCAAAGAGAATTCCAAGGTAAAGGTAGTTCATTTTTGTGTGTTTCAATTGATCTTGATTGTTTATGATCACATGCACTGGCGGATCTACATACATTATGGGGTGGGGTCAAGCCCACccgaaaattttgaagaaaaaaattttctatatataGTGTCAACAAAATTTTGTCGTCTTGATGTTAAAACCCACCCGAAAATAATTAGGAATAGGTTTTCAGTCTCCTCTCCGTCATTTTCATCACTAATCAGCGATTGAGTCCTCGTTTTCTTCTTCACTCAGGTTTCTCATTCTCGTTATCATAGCCAGTAAGCCACTGCTTGTTCTCTTCCAGATACTCTCGCCTCCTGACGTTCGTCGACGACAATACATAATGATATTTCTTACATTTGTGCATAGttgtaatgaaaaaaaatttggccttCGCCCAAAAGAAGAAACTTGAATATGTAGCCCACCCCAAATTCAACATTTTGAAGCAACATTATCATTTTGAAGTTAATTCACAATCAGAAGAACCTTGCCACTGTACTCAGCTTTACATCATTTCCATGAATATCCTGCAGTCAAATGCATCAGTATACAAATTAATTCGGTTCACATATCAAACTCATTTCGCCGACATATTAGAATCCGAACAGTTCCGGTTCCGGTGGTCGCCGCACAGCCTTGAACACGGCTTGCAGTTTTTGTAGGCTCCCGAGGCCTTCAATGCCATATCCTTGATCTTGATGCAATCTTTGGCCTCCACTCCAGCATCTGCTCCCAAATCCATGAaaattacaaacacaaaatatcAACAAATTAGCATCTAAACAAAAGAAACAGcaacagaaacaaaattaaCAAGTGGAACGCATAAAAATGGTtcaagaaattaaaggaaaaataggtctgaaattgaaaattgagagGACTCACCGACACTGGAGAAGCCGACGCGAAGGGGTTTCTTTGGCTCGAGAGTGTCGTCAGCGGGGGGTCCTTTCTTCTAGCCCATTGTTTGtttgggttagggttttgggagCGGGAAATGAGAACGAAATTAgcgatgaggaagaagaagttgTAGGTACAGATCGAGTCTTAAGCACCGAATCTCGGCCGCAGCTCCCATTGTCTTCATGATTACCGTTGCCTTCCAGTTCGTCTCTAGGTCGCTTTCCAGTCGAAGATGAACAGTGGCCATTGGTAACTCGGCTCCAGCCGGAGAAAGATCGGCGCAAAACGACATCGACTTCAGAGACGGCAAGGGTCttggttttgaaattgaaacacaaattGGGTATATTAATACCAAGGGTAAAATGGAAAACGAAAATATCACtaattgaccttttttaacgagggttaaattaatattactaacaatttaTCAAATAGGAAACTAGgtgatatttttatcattttACACTATAATGTGAcattttccttcattttcttttttgaaaataaatgtACGACTCCACGAGTTTCATATTTATGCAAagatcactacaaaaaaaaattgcaacgGCCACGGCgcaatgccgtcgcaaaaacctcttttgccgtcgcaaaagagcaTTGGCGACGGCTCTGCTACGGCAATTCTTCCgacgccgttggtggcgtcgccaatggTATTTGCCACGGCAATTCGCCGTCGCAAGACTATTAGCAACGGCAAAACGATTGCCGTCGCAAGAATTTTGCGACtgaaaaatgccgtcgcaaataccaatggcgacgccaccaaccgcTACTGAAGTTTTTTGCCATCGCCAAAAGTCATTTGCTACggcaaaaatgccgtcgcaaaaataatttttatgaataaaaaaaaaattgacatgcAAATATgcatgccatttttttttttttatgaataaaAACTATACAAAAGGAATGAAGCTTATATAAAAAGAAATATTACATTTTAATTTTCCTCATGAATGTTACAAAAGGAATGGAGCTTCTACCAAAATTTACAAAATTAAGCTTTACAAGTTAGTTATTTTCCTCTACTTCAAGATAAACTTTGCAGGGATCTTCCTCGATCTACTTCACATACCAATTACTCTAGTGTTGTTGCAAGCCTCCTataacagaaaatcagaaatcttCAAGCAAtcattaaagaaacaaaaagctaGAAAATTAATGGGAGATGTACATGacacaaaaaattcaaatatcaCAACTTATAGGATACTAAATTATATATAAACCATTTCCGTTACCTGAGCAGCAAGAGTGTGAAGAAAAGTCCAAGTGGCTCCTCTGACCCCTTTTTTTTCGTCACAACAGCAGCCAATTTCTCATAAAGAAGTCGTACATCATAGAGCCTACAAGGACAAGCAATTACAAGCATTAGTGAAGTCGGCTCTTCAATCAGTACAAATGAATAATCCATAAAAGTCAAAACAAATAACCAAGAGCACAAGAACTTTGCTTTTACCTTAAGGTTATCAGCATTCCAGATTGCACCTTCCACGTTATCTCATCCTAACAACCCCCATTCCATTTACAATTTCTAACATTGGACATTTAGCATAATCCACAGTAACCCCATTATCCAAGATTATACTAAAGGGCTCTGATAAACACAATTCAAACATAAAGGAccaaatttcatcaagaacTGAAGATTTGTTCATTCTATCTATTCGCCAATTGAAGGGTATATTCAAATTGGACAAGTTCTGAAAAGGCATGATCTAATAAAAACAAATCTTTAAACTGCTCACGTCAAAATCAAAGTTCAAATTTAGCATATTACACACAATAACCCTCCCCACAGTCCCACCCCCACAATTGTCATTTCCAGAATTTGTTTCCTTACTCAAATCATGAAGCATAATTGAAAATACCAAGCCATTGCCTTCTCAAAACTTTCTTCACAACCAAACAAAAGCAAGTAAATTGCAATAAGAACTGTCACACTAAACCCATATTAGCAAAACCCAGTTACAGAAAAACCTCAAATTTTTGGACAATTTCTAAACCCCATAATCCACAGTAACATTGGACAATTTCTAAACCCCTGTATTCAATCTTGGCTTCTACAGAGAAAGATTCAACACTAGGAACAAAGCTTGATGACAAGAGAACAAATTAGCTCATCATTTCATCCTGATCAGTATCAATTCATCTAGGAATCTAGGATATAGTTTAGAAAAGCTTGAAGACTAAATGAAACTCTACCAGAAAAT
Protein-coding regions in this window:
- the LOC133717608 gene encoding acyltransferase Pun1-like, with protein sequence MGSPATCTQSLVNITSRKIIRPSSPTPHHQRTLNLSLLDQIFPPTLYPAIIYFYSSDHFPSNDVSESLQTSLSKALVQFYPLAGRLNGPASVDCNDEGAYFLEAQVNCQLLDLLKLPVHSLLNNLIPEFDPQTAHSALGSAVLLVQMSRFNCGGIALAVSLSHKIADGTSYQIFVRAWADIHRDHEYESQLMVPRFNGASLLPAKDSFVNNLGLPKWLPEYQGLTTRRFVFDVTKIANLKAKIGGTNVQLVSAIILKSARAASYQSKPETSSSTAVLSQMVSFRRSMGSVVVENAMGNWFWPVQVVFKPNEMELHELVANMRRDTTVFYNEKAGKFKGEEGFLVMSELFRERGELYRNTKGCISVYKATSLCKLPVYEVDFGWGKPIWVTGQSNQKNVFALFDTKRGDGIEAWVTLDEEEMAIFETDEELLSFASLNPSASVNHHSRM